The Toxotes jaculatrix isolate fToxJac2 chromosome 21, fToxJac2.pri, whole genome shotgun sequence genome includes a region encoding these proteins:
- the gdf2 gene encoding growth/differentiation factor 2, with protein MLSSRAFLLQVCLSLVVSTGSCTCKPLNNDIQNDDLDGFYSQMSEEDLLEEEDTDSRMENLLGTIKEGFLRKLNLSDVPQEHSKIYPPQFMMELYNKYASDSSAIPQSDVIRSFTVQDIALLLTNGTKSKHSLQFNFSIPNHEKITTAELQLFFFPDVRSSLTSHSFKATVKVYEVDHNDLTSTTQLLIGKEVTGSQSMWTTFDVTTAIQSWIKSGNGATVFDVVVDKKDCGASDSGEERAGCLNLSVSVGDNTSAALIVFSNDVGGRRRETKKELREMILHEEETILHSGADWNRGVQLPNEIPESQHPRRNKRKAEREYCRRTSLKVNFKDIGWDSWIVAPPEYDAFECRGMCYHPLTDESTPSKHALIQTLINIRDPKKANMACCVPIKLDPITVMYRENGRLTIRYLYEEMKVAECGCR; from the exons ATGCTGAGCTCCAGAGCATTTCTGTTGCAGGTGTGTTTGAGTCTGGTGGTTTCTACTGGCTCCTGTACCTGTAAACCTCTCAATAATGACATCCAAAACGATGACCTTGATGGATTCTACTcccagatgtcagaggaggacCTTCTGGAGGAGGAAGATACAGACTCGAGGATGGAGAACCTCCTGGGAACCATAAAGGAAGGCTTTTTGAGGAAACTCAACCTGTCAGATGTTCCTCAGGAACACAGCAAGATCTACCCTCCTCAGTTCATGATGGAGCTCTACAACAAGTACGCCTCGGACAGCTCGGCAATCCCTCAGTCTGATGTCATACGAAGTTTCACTGTCCAAG ATATCGCTCTCTTACTGACAAATGGCACAAAGTCAAAACACAGTCTGCAGTTCAACTTCAGCATCCCCAACCATGAAAAGATCACCACGGCTGAActgcagctcttcttcttcccagATGTCAGGTCAAGCCTGACCTCCCACAGTTTCAAGGCCACAGTCAAAGTTTATGAAGTGGATCACAATGATTTGACATCCACAACCCAACTACTGATTGGCAAAGAGGTGACAGGCTCTCAGAGTATGTGGACGACATTTGATGTGACCACGGCTATTCAGAGCTGGATCAAGTCAGGAAATGGAGCAACTGTTTTTGATGTAGTGGTGGACAAGAAGGACTGTGGGGCTTCTGATAGCGGAGAGGAAAGAGCAGGCTGTTTAAATTTGAGCGTGTCTGTTGGAGATAACACTTCTGCAGCTTTAATAGTCTTCTCAAACGACgtgggaggcaggaggagggagacaaagaaggAGTTAAGAGAGATGATCCTCCATGAAGAAGAAACCATCTTACACTCGGGTGCcgactggaacagaggagtgcaACTTCCAAATGAAATCCCAGAATCTCAGCATCCACGGAGGAacaaaagaaaggcagagagggaaTACTGCCGGCGGACCTCACTCAAGGTCAACTTTAAAGACATCGGCTGGGACAGCTGGATTGTGGCGCCTCCAGAATATGACGCCTTCGAATGTCGAGGCATGTGTTACCACCCGCTCACAGATGAATCCACCCCGTCCAAACACGCCCTCATCCAGACACTAATCAACATCAGGGACCCCAAGAAGGCCAACATGGCATGCTGCGTCCCCATCAAATTGGACCCCATCACAGTCATGTATCGGGAGAACGGACGTCTGACTATAAGATACCTGTATGAGGAGATGAAGGTGGCAGAGTGTGGCTGCAGGTAG